The Rhizobium sp. WSM4643 genome contains the following window.
CACGTAACTGCCATCCGGCTGGTCGCGCAGGAAATCGCCGACCCGCCGCTCGGCAAGGCCGAGCCCATACCAGGGCGCCACGTCGAAATAGCGGATGCCGCTGTCCCAAGCCGCCTGCAGCGTCTCCATTGCCTGCTCGCGCGGGCAGTCGCGGTAGAGACCGCCGAGTGCGGCCGCACCGAAACTGATTTCAGTCACCTCCAGCTTGGTCTTGCCGATCCGTCTCGTCTTCATCATTCCTCCTCACGAAGAAGCTGAACTATTTGGAGCAATCCCAGGAAAAGTGTGAAGCGGTTTTCCGTCCGGGATTGCGTACTTCAAATCAATCCCAGGAAAAGTGTGAAGCGGTTTTCCGACCGGGATTGCGTACTTCAAATCAATCCCGGGAAAAGTGTGAAGCGGTTTTCCCAGGAATTGCGTAAAAACAAAGATTATAGCGTCGCACCAAGATGCCACGGCACGAATTCATTGTCGCCGTAGCCGAAGATCTCGCTCTTGGTCTTCTTGCCCGAGGCGGTATCGACGATCAGATCGAAGATCTCGCGGCCCTTGCCGCTGATCGTCGCGTCGCCCGTGGCGATCGTGCCGCAATCGATGTCCATATCCTCTTCCATCGAGGCATAGAGCGCCGAATTGCTGGAAAGCTTCAGCGACGGCGCCGGCCGGCAACCGAAGCAACTGCCGCGGCCAGTGGTAAAGGCGATCATATTTGCCCCGCCCGCCACCTGCCCGGTCGCCGAAACCGGGTCGTAGCCTGGTGTGTCCATGAAGACGAGGCCGGGGGCCGTGACACGCTCGGCGTAACCATAGACCGCGGTCAGCGGCGAGCGCCCACCCTTGGCGACCGCGCCGAGCGACTTTTCGAGGATGGTCGTCAGCCCGCCGCGCTTGTTGCCCGGCGACGGGTTGTTGTCGAGCGAGGCGCCGTGCAGGGCGACATAGTCCTCCCACCAGGCGATTTTCTCGTCGAGCTTCTTTGCCACCTCGTCGCTGACGGCGCGGCTGCGTAGGAGGTGTTCTGCACCATAGATTTCCGAAGTCTCCGACAGGATCGCCGTGCCGCCGGCCGCCGCCAGCAGGTCGGCCGCGACACCCAGCGCCGGATTGGCGGTGATGCCGGAAAAGCCGTCAGAGCCGCCGCATTGCAGGCCGATGATGATCTCGCCGATCGACATCGGCACGCGTTTTTCCTTGCCGACATCGGCGGCGATTTCGCGCAGCATGCCCATGGCGCGCTCGACCGCGCGGCGCGAACCGCCGGCATCCTGGATGTTGAAAT
Protein-coding sequences here:
- a CDS encoding UxaA family hydrolase — translated: MDKLPWIILSAGDNVAVATAAIAPGSTVAGIQTREKIDPGHKVAIADIPLESPVVKYGQAIGRTTAEVKAGDHVHSHNLHFENDRLAATANSAPEAATVDDVGRTFMGYRRADGRAATRNYIGIIASVNCSTTVCRAIADEANRTILPHYEGIDGFVPIVHDQGCGMSSTGDGMNVLHRTLAGYTRHVNFGGVLMIGLGCEVNQLTLYGQSGAGASKRHFNIQDAGGSRRAVERAMGMLREIAADVGKEKRVPMSIGEIIIGLQCGGSDGFSGITANPALGVAADLLAAAGGTAILSETSEIYGAEHLLRSRAVSDEVAKKLDEKIAWWEDYVALHGASLDNNPSPGNKRGGLTTILEKSLGAVAKGGRSPLTAVYGYAERVTAPGLVFMDTPGYDPVSATGQVAGGANMIAFTTGRGSCFGCRPAPSLKLSSNSALYASMEEDMDIDCGTIATGDATISGKGREIFDLIVDTASGKKTKSEIFGYGDNEFVPWHLGATL